Genomic segment of Arachis stenosperma cultivar V10309 chromosome 4, arast.V10309.gnm1.PFL2, whole genome shotgun sequence:
tgcctaaaataaataaaacagacaaAAATTCTCCATTTCTCAATAGTACTCCCATTttgtctgttttatttattttaggtatgtatttcatatttatctcttaaatatttatataatttattttttaaactgctatattggtctcttctctaatataatacaaaaaataatttttcataaaaataatttgtttaattttaattaaataataaagtactaataaattataaattaaaaaataaaaactataaaaaatacggtaagaaagttaaattttattattttaaattttgttattaattttaataatatatttattttaaaaaaatatatgtatgataaaaaaatatgtttatttgtttggagtacaaattttattattatatttgtatgttcataattttaattaaacttttaaatactttgaatagatttattttattatattatattttacatataaatatatgttccgtcacgtaattaaataaagatatatttttttaataaaaaaatttaataactaaaattaaccATTAATTAGAGGTTGTGTGGGAAGACAGTAGATGGCGATGACGTTGGTGCTTCTTGTCACGAACGCAACGGTGCTTGGAAGGACAGAATCTAGGTGATGAAGTGATGAACAAAAAATGGAGGAGTGAAATGTGCTTCAATTAACGGAAGTGGAGCTttgatattttaagaataataaattataaaataactcAACTATGGTTAAGATAAGGACCAATTACAATGTGACACATAATGAAGGGTAACttacatgttattttagagGGGGTTTGATAGCATTTACCATATATATAAGTCCAATTTCAAACCCAATCCAATTAAATTGATGATCATAGTAACGACAGTATGTATAACATACATGACATATCTTATgcttataatataaataaaaataacataacaaataataaaaaattatttacataattatctaattaagtttatgttaatataattttttaaataataaatttaaaaattaattatttttatttataaaataatataagacTGACAATTAACtggataaaattatttaatattattaatatattataaatataaaaaattatatatcgttatttttatgtaaaattaataattaaaaattaattatttatttcacatGATGCACGtaaatttttaagttatttaataatttttaattaactacgtactctttttcttttattaaagtGTGCATGCATAcctatataatatataaagagTTTTAAATATACCGAAAATACCgatattctaattattttaactattgatctaaagtataaaaaatatatataatatatttattaaaatcaaCCGTTAAAATAATTGGAACATCAGTATTTTCagtatatttaaaattttttttataatataatttaaatgtaATTGTGTTAAGAAAATTAAGATTGAGTCGAAATTAAAGGTAGGGCAGGAGCATGATGATGAGTGGGGCTAATTAAGTAGGGGAGTTATATTCGAATTTCCATTTCCATCATAAATCACAAATCAATCGGTACGACTCATGATGAAGTTCAACTCAGACCCCACCAAAGTTCTCTCTTTATATTATCATCATAAGCTGCACCACAAAACCTTCAGTACGGACATATACATACATAGAAGGTTCACAACCtaaaaggagagagagatttCAAAAGAACTTTTGATTTCTCACTATATGCTATACTTTATTAGCAGAATTTTTAGGTTCTCTCGAGagaattattaaatattattgtgGAAGTTCTTTTAAACATCGTTATAAAATTTAAGAGCATActtttatatcttatttataatttataatttataagtaGAGATGAATTTTGGTGAgaaaaaaagtatttatttttattagaagtttagaaataaattaataagtGTATATAGATTAATATATTTGtttctattattatattatttttgttttcattgaaatttatgttaaaaaaattatattattaaattcaaCATGAAACAATGTTTATCTTGTTATAagtatcaaaaataaaaataaataaataaacaaattcaatattaataaatattgataatatattttttaaaagtaaaactaACCAAGCTTAATTAATTACTAAGCTAAAATTTAATTGTCTAAACATAAGTGAAATTATTagttttgttaaaaaattagttaagataaaaaagaaaactatcTACCTATTAATATTCTTTAAAATGataatatatcaaattaattttaaaaatatatataaaatataatatttaattattttaaaataaagagaggaaactatttcaattaattttttattattttaaattaatatacttttcaatttttatgtATGGGTCTAGTTTTTTTGAGTATATACTTATACATAtgattttagtttcaaaatataaatatattaatatttgacaaaatttattttagtatatttttgtttttatatctaaaattttCTGAGTCCGTCACTactatttataaataaagagTGATATCGTtgttattttttgaatttaatattggtgttattttttattaatttaaaaaattcactcttattattattattattattattattattattattattattattattattattattatgataacAACAAAATTTGTATATGTGATTTAATAAGAGATGCAACAAGAAGGAtgaagaagaggagaaaaaaataatagtaaaaatataaaagataaagataaaaagaagaaaaaatttccAACTTATTGGTTTGTGGAAATAATAatcttatttttgtttataaaatagtttttgttggtttagtcAAAAATTCTAAtctccaaaaaaatttattaattaccAAATATGtcactaatttttattttattaagcaAGTTAGCTTATATTGTATTTGCTAAAAATTTAGACAAATCAATCTTATTGTTAATTAACAAAGAcatgaaaaattttaagaattttttaaattttttatattattctacGCAAACGACTAATTTAATGTTTGAATTGATTTGTTTATGTCACCaaaaaaagaattgatttgtttatgaaataaaatttttagcattgatttgataattaaaatttattaaaaactaaaatatttttaaaaaatttaaaaactaatttgacaatttctctcaattttaaaattatgtatttttcCTAAATAATAACgtacaaaaaatattaacaaatataagtcctctaattaaataaCAGTGGATTGAAATATATTTTCGTAGAGTAATATAATGATAAGGAGATAATAACACAAAGTtatcatatttaatttaatatttataattttatatatgtaacATTTATTATTGTATATATCATATCTaaaattatctatttatttcaataataattaagaaataaaaaataaatacattaaaaaagacaaaaaaaattataactaattttttatagttCTGTTTGGATTAATATTAAACTTATAGTCCAATTAGTAAAGTATATTATAAATAAgaatatactatttttttattagctctaattctaaaaatttctaTTTGAAAAAGTATAAGAGGCCagcaattttattaaattctaGCCAACATGTaactagtaaaataaaaatgagtaATTTCACATCATTAAAAACATCATTAATAATTAGTTGATaactacaaatcacaaaaattactaGTCTCTTAAcattcttctttctattttattctttCTAATCTTTTATCTAACTCTCTGTCTCTTGATACAATATCGTATCAAGTTCCTAAAATATGAGTTCCAAcattatatttttgttgtatATTTTAATCATAGTTACATAGCACATCGTATGCAGCCGCCCTTGAGAGATGCCAATAAGCAATGTGCCTCTCAACGGTACGGCCGCCCAAGGAAgcatattaattaatttaattaagtttAGGATTCAAATTTTACTGGAAATTACTTATAACAGATAACGCATTAGCCTTCAACTTTTTCCTATTATTGTTTTACAGTTCATGCTCACCACACCAACTATAATATATAAACACCCAATTGATCATCCAATACTTCAATTAAActtactttttaatttctttaccAACTTATTATTTGTTCCTTCATACTTTAACTTTCTGCGCTTGGATATCTTAAACAAACAAATTTTCTTagatttaaaaagaaaaaattcatGCTACTAACTAGAATGAGATAGGATTCAAATAAGAATAATTAGAGttatacttttcttttctttaaagCACGAAGACTAAAACAGAGTAGACGAAAACATTCGAGTCATTCACTTCAATTCTTTTATTTGTTATCTTAATTACGTAGTTCTATCTTgggaaaaaataaatatattgtcTTATCAGCATCAAATTTAACAAGCGTTTCTGGCCTCGAGTGTAGGGATCGTATATTCCATTCTCCATTaccataatattaaattaatttatgcCGAACACACTTAAGTGTTCCTTATTCTCTTAGCTTGTAacaaatccaaaaaaaaaaaaagaaatattaacaTACAACCCTTCAAGAAGTTGAACAACGATATATATGAAATATGAtcgtatatgtatatatgtagtATAATAAGTAAAGCTTTTACTACCAACTACATCacctcaaaagaaaaaaaatatagagaaaaaaaaaatagaaaactcAAGAACATTTAACTTCAAGTAAAATTGGTAATTAAGAGTCATTAAATAGTAATTTAATTAAATctgttaaattatttaacgacttttaattatatattaactttaagtaaaattgataactgagagagtcgttaaataaaaatttagttaaatcatttaaattatttaacgactctcaactatcaacttcacgtggaGTTCACTGTCCCTGAATCTTTAccaaagttaaactgtttccaCACAAAAAATTACAAAGTAATCCCcaaagaaaatttgaaaaaatgaaagagaaaaaataagacaaaattaaaaaaaaaaaacaaaagtgGTGTGGCACACGGCATCATATCAATGGAAATTTAACCTTTCTAAATCTAATGCGTGGCGGCTGCGGCCACGGCAGCCATTGCCACCGGcggcgaagaagaagaaacattAATTCCGGAAGGAACAAGAAGATGTTTATTGTTATCCTCGTAGAGGAAGTTGTGAAGAATCCTAAGGCTCTTGGCAAGAACATGTTCCTCCCAGGAAATTTGAGATTGGTGATGATCAGAGGAATTACGGTTCAAGAAAACCTGCGTGGCATCGAGGCGATGCATGGTCCTCTTCCAGGTGTTGTGGAGTCGTTGAATCTTGTGGATTTGGCGATTGGCGAGGGTGCAGTTGTTGACCTTGATTCTTGCAATGGCTATGTCTAAGAGCATCTTCTTTGTCTCTTCATCTGCTCCTAAGGCCTCTGCTCTTAGAAACTCGTTGAACTCTGGCACCCCTATCGCCCTTCTTATTCCCCTCTCGTAATCTGCCAATGGCTCGTAGAATTTCCGCACTTCCTCCACTTGTCCCGCTTCGATCATGCGATCCACGCGTGATCGAAGCGACGCATGCAGTATGGGGATTGAAACATCCACCCATAGGAAGCAACACTCGTACCTTAACCTGgacaaacaaaaataacattTCTAGTTATTAATACAATGAGTGTATTAATTTATCGGTGAAAACTTAGGTACAgttgacttcacgtgaagttatACTTGAAAATTGTTAGATGATttaattgatttaaattttcatCTTACGACTCTCAAATACtaacttcatgtgaagttaactgcacttgagttttcacctaatttattattattaaaaatgatttcatataaaaaatattgaatgaTAATTACataagaaaatgaaaaatgagTAACTAACCTAAAGGTGGAGTGGTGGTTGATGAGAGCATCAAGATAGGAATTGGAGCCACCGGCGATGATGGGGAGGGCATCTCGAGCAACGATGGAATCGACGGCGGAGGTGGCTTGCCGGCAAAAATCAAGGGCGGTGAAGTTGGCATTGGGGTGTATTGTGCCAAGTAGATGATGTGGGACCCCACGAGCCTCTTGAGGAGTAACCTTATTAGTGGTGATGTCAAGGCCCTTGTAGACTTGCATTTTGTCGGAGTTAACAATCTCAGCCGGTGGGAAGTGGTTGGCAAGGTCTATGGCCAACTTGGTCTTTCCGGTTCCGGTGGCCCCCAATATCACCACCACCTTATCCTTATTATTATTGTTCCGATTATATAACATGTTTGTAAATCCCTTTTGGAAACTTACTAGAGGCTCTTGTACTTGTTTGCAAGCTGAGGAGCCAGATACCGAGATAATCATCTTCTTAATTCTTAATTAGCTTCGTGTAATCTAAAACCTGCCCAACAGTTGACCAaacattattttatatttagttgtGTGTGTCACTATATATGTAAGTAGTATACCactataataattaataagcctacatattaattaatttatcaactagataattaaataaaagattaTGGGAAAGCTTGTTCACTCTACTAGCTAGTGATGATGTGCCACTTAATTCATTGAAAACTTGGTAGCAGGAGAATCTAGCGAGGAGGAAGGGAGaaagaataaagaagaaaaaggagcTTAATATATaagctatatatatatggaGGAATTCGCAAGAAGCTaggaataaaattaagaaaatcaaatatttttgtttttaaccaTTATAAACCGCATATATAAAATGGTGAAAACTTAAGTGAAGTcgatttcacgtgaagttgatatttaagagtcgttagatgaaaatttagtcaaatcaatcaaatcatctaacgactctcaaatatcaacttcacgtgaaatgCACTGCACTTGAGTTTCCACGATGGACCACAAAATATGCGTATGTGTGTATGTACTTACCTTTAGTGCCAAAATTAAAGACGTGGCGAGTAGTATATATACGGAATGTATGTATAGTAGGCTGAGATTGATTATATTGATACTTGAGAAGAGTTGATGAACTTTTTTTGAGGAATTAGAAGCACTTTGAGGTGTGTGAAGAAgtttagaagaagaagaagaaaaaaaaaagaagaagagagactAAAGATATATGCAAGTGTGGATTTTCTGAGGGTACCAAAGGATCGGAAGCACTCACCGCTATTTATACACTAAGACTATGATAGCATGGCCCACTTTATATTATACACCATGTCTTTGATGAAAATTTTAACTTACAAagttaaaacaataaaaaaggcaaatgatcttttttatttcaaaagtttaaaatataaacccttaattaaaatattattagatatttattattattaaaaaaagaatagaTTGATGCACTTAGTATTTATAATGAGGCTCTTACTTATCGTGTGCAGTTACAGGAATCGATCTAACGAGCGTGGTGTGTTTTGCAACATCACTTTCCACCAGCCTAAGTGTTTATTATATTATCGTACTcacataattaatatatatataataataaagctCTTGCTAACCACTAAAATTTGCAAGTTACTTAATTCGGCTATAACAGGATATTTTTAACCCATGGTACACTTGATTCTCAAATAGAGAAATTTATGATCTATCAAACAAAGTCAtgcacattaaaaaaaattcacacaACTAATCTTTATAAcattcattttatatttttataattttgtgaaaaagagtaaaagtaataaataaaaataagaatttattattttcatgaaagtgtatttttcagttttaataAAGACTAGACTTTCTCTAAGAAAGATGTCACAAACACATTCTATTTAATTACTAACTGGATCCCATACATTAGAACATATATTCTTGCAcgctttttatattcttttgaGTCATGAATCTACTTGGCTATCATGTGAACAAAATTAGTccttgattttaaattttatcattatttttttgtgttttaacAGAATTTTGACATGACAATATATTCTCGTTGACAATTGAGAGacttttcttctcctttctttcACCAACAATAGAATTCTACTCATCATCTTGATGAGGTTGTTATGCCAATTTTAGATCCCGAGGAAGAGGAATGTTAGTGGTATTAATAACACATACgaataaagtattaaattggtcCTCTATTTTTGGGCGTAGTTCTGTTTTGAtccttaaggtttaaagtgtattatttgaatccaaaaaagtttcatttagcCTTAATTTAGTCCCACAATGAGGTCAAAATTAAATGATTAACAGAATGTTCTAAATAACAACAGTACAAGAACAAAATCGATAATctggagaacaagtacaagctccagaagcacaaaatcaaccgttgatgtatcaatatatttatttatcattctctttagttttatagaaaatattttatttatattataagaaaaataataaataaatatattgatgcatcaacggttgattttgtgcctctcgagcttgtacttgttctttaGATTATTAATTTTGTTCTTGTACTATTATTATGTAGGACGACATTCCGTTAATTATTTAAGTTTGATCTCACTGTGGGACTAAATTAAtgctaaatgaaacttttttggattcaaatatgACACTTTAAATCTTAAGGACTAAAACAGAATTATGTTCAAACATAGGgaccaatttagtactttaccctTAATACATATTTAAAGTTTAGAATATAGATtcagaatttagaatttaaaatttaaaatttaattttttaaaatttaaaatttaatatttaaaatttagagtttaaaattcaaaaaatattgtattatttttttcagaAGTGCATTAACCTTTGTTGATTGCAGAGGACAAATATTTATAGTTCACCAAGGCATAGGTACTTAATGATTTGAGACATTAATGCATGCTAACTTAGGGGAAATGGATATTGTTTGATATAAATAGTTCCATTTTAGTTTGAACATATCTTTAATCAATGTATAAATATAGAAACATGGCATATACTAAATTTAACTCCATTTAAATACAGGAATGCTAAAACGTAAGTACAAAGAAAGCATTACAAGAGAAGAATAAAAATCAGATTGTAACTTTGTGTATGTTGGTAATGTTGCTTTGTGAGGGGTGTTTGGATGCATCATCACTACTCCATGGTGTATGATATGAgaataaaatcctaaaaatatCTCTCTCATTACTAGTTTAttacatttataattatataatttttattttaaataaaaaatttaaattcttataTTATTAATCTTaagagatatttttaaattatcaaaatgcgtttaataaaaaaaatcaaaatctcAAATTTATTAGTCTCaatttattaaaaatcaaaacataaaaaaattattgatttatgacctacaaaataaaaaataaaaaataattaataacaaattaATTTCAATTCGTAAATTATAGATGTTATATGTTTGAAGTTATATTATAGgtattatacataaaaaattatagatgttaaagttaaaaatattttaataatttctaCTATAcaactcatatatatatatatatatatatatatattacaaataaaaaatagaaatgaaATATGgaagaaaattatgaaataaatgATTAAATGTAATTATTAGTTGatcatattaaaataaataaataaatatatatataaatatcaaataaaaagtattaaaataatttaaaattataatctATTAATACACATGTGAGATCATtcaaaaaatacatatattgaAATTGGGTAATATTAATTCTTAAAATTCGTTAATTATAgatattatatgtataaaaatataaatattatgagtataaaattataaatgttatatgtaaaattattgatattaaataaaatatatttgaaCTACTTTTATTACATAgaataaaagaatttaaaaaaataaattaaaaaattgtgtGCATAATAGGTTGAAAATTGACACGGGCATGATTATAGAGAAAATATACCAAATTTAGTAGAATTGCTAATAGTAGATAATATCTTTATCATAACAGTtggtaaaataatttaaatattattaatgtactttaatttctattattactattaatgctattaatgcatatttttttcaattattatttGTGAGGGTGAAAAATGAGGAACGTGAGAAGAAGAACAATACATGTGTATGTTGTAATTAAAGTATACGTagtagttaataaaaaaattatatggcTTTtggctaaatttttttattattaaaatattttcaaaatttattattattaatacatCAAAATTTCAGTAATATtaagaagataaaaaataatcaatttaaaCAGTTCAaactttatttaatatttattcattatatattacagaatacattaaataaaaaataataaatttagacaatttttaactgattttttttatcaaatatttttgctTCATATATATAGTGGTGGAgcttgaaaaatttttttggaggagccaaaattttttaaaaaaaattatataatagtatttatattaaaataaaatttataaatataattattttatttttaaatttattattaatatgtaggaTTATATATGGTTAagattaacaaaatataattctgattttgattaataaaaatttgtgtttaggttaataagtcaatttgattataaataaaaaatcaatttaaaaaaaatcaaattttacaTGAAAAAACTTAGTTTTtgcacataaaaaattatttttatttaaaaaactaatttttttaatctaaaaattgatttttctttttaaaaaattaattttttatttaaattatataaaattaattataacttataaattattttttaatattttaaaaaaaataattttatttttgataatatttattttttaaaaatttaaaaattaattatttttattattatttttattataaattaaataatataatacaacAAAACAAAGTCTTacatttctaataaaataaaaatatcaaaatttattaatttaaacaGTGTTATATTATAATAGCATTAA
This window contains:
- the LOC130976230 gene encoding adenylate isopentenyltransferase 5, chloroplastic-like, coding for MIISVSGSSACKQVQEPLVSFQKGFTNMLYNRNNNNKDKVVVILGATGTGKTKLAIDLANHFPPAEIVNSDKMQVYKGLDITTNKVTPQEARGVPHHLLGTIHPNANFTALDFCRQATSAVDSIVARDALPIIAGGSNSYLDALINHHSTFRLRYECCFLWVDVSIPILHASLRSRVDRMIEAGQVEEVRKFYEPLADYERGIRRAIGVPEFNEFLRAEALGADEETKKMLLDIAIARIKVNNCTLANRQIHKIQRLHNTWKRTMHRLDATQVFLNRNSSDHHQSQISWEEHVLAKSLRILHNFLYEDNNKHLLVPSGINVSSSSPPVAMAAVAAAATH